TCGTGTCGCGTCGGGCCCGCTCGTCGCGCGCTTCCGCGTGGATGCGGTCGACGAGGCCGCGCGCACGTGGACGTGGACCGTGCGCGTCGGCCTGCTGCGGCTACGGCTCGAGCACGCGGTGCTGCCGGCGACGCAGATCGGCACGCAGCGCGAGGGCACGCTCGCGCGGCTCGTGCTGCGCGGCCCGCTGCCCGTGACGATGGCGTACGCGCCGATCGCCGCGGTGGCGCTGCAGCGCCTCGTGCGCCGCTGACGTTCGCGATCCTCCACGGTATACTTCGAGTATGACCACGACGATCAAGGTGAGCGACGAGCTGCGCGATCGCCTCAAGGCGCAAGCCGGGCGCGACGGCCTCACCCTGGGCGCGCACCTCTCGCGGCTCGCCGATGCCGAGGACCGACGTCTGCGCCTCGCCTCGCTGCGCGTGGCCGTCGCCGACACGAGATCCGCAGACCTCGACTCCCATGCCGCGGAGACCGCCGCGTGGGAGCGCACGGAGTGGTCGGACGCCCAGGCGTGACCGGCACCGACCTCGCGCCGGGCGACGTCGTCTGGCTCTCGCTCGACCCGGTGCGCGGACGCGAGCAAGGCGGCCATCGCCCCGCGCTCGTCGCCGCGTCGTCGGGCTACCTCGACGCCGTCACCACGCTCGCGATCGTGCTGCCGATCACGACCACCGATCGCGGTTGGCCCAACCACATCCCGGTCGACGGGCTCGGCGTCCTCGACCAGCCGTCGTGGATCATGACCGAGCAGCCGCGCACGGTGACGCGCGAACGGATCACGTCGGTCGCCGGGCGCGTCTCGCCGGAGACCCTCGCCTCGGTGCGGCTCTGGCTCGGGGACTTCCTCGACCTCTGACCCGGGTCAGGCGCGCGGGGCGTCGTCGCCGAGGTCGGCGAGCGCGACCGCGATGGCACCGGTCGCGGCGTCGATGTGCGCGTCGAACTGCAGCTGCGCGATGGGCCGCAGGATGGGTCGCCGTGCGTGGTTCGCGGCCGCCTCGCGCGCCTCGTCGGTCGCCTGCGTCGCGGCGAGCAGGCACATCGACACGGAGCGGTCGAGGTCGGTGTCGCCGAGGTGCCGGTTGGCGGATGCGGCGCACGCGCCGATGCGGTCGAGCTGCGCGGCGTCGCGGATGCCGATCGTCTCGTCGTCGAAGCGGCGCAGCAGGCTCTGCATCTCGAGGAGGTCGGTGGTGACGTCGTTCGGCACGGAGACGATCATGCCCCCATCCCCCGTCGCTGCGCGAAGCGGCGGCTGCGTGTCTGCTGGGATGCGGGGACGCGACGGCCTCCCCAACAGCTGGTCGAGGAGGCCCCGAGCCGGAGGCGAGGAGCCGTCACGAGACCTCGCGACGTGCCCGCCCGACGCGACCACGCGCGTGGGCAGGAGCAGCGCGCGTGGTCTCGTGACGCGTGCTCGCTGCGCTCGCGCGCTCCTCGACCAGCTGATGGGCGACCCCGCCCTATTGACCGGCCGTCGAGGTGCGAGCGCAGCGAGCCTCGAAGCGGCCCGTCAGGAGACGGCAGCCACCGCATCCGCCAGCACCCCGTCCGCCCACTCGCGGGCGACGTCGCCGACGTCGAGCGGGCCCGACGCGTCGTGCCTGCCGTACTCGCCGACGCGCGTCGCGCCGCGGGCGGCGAGCGCCTCGTCGACGAGCTCCGAGCCGCGCGAGTACGTCTTCACGTAGCTCTTGTCGCCCATCCCGAACACCGCGTACCGCAGACCGTCGAGCCCACCGACGCCGGCGACGAGCGCCTCGTGGAACGGCCGCGCCGCGGTCGGCACCTCGCCGTCGCCGTACGTCGAGCAGACGACGAGGTGGATGCGCGACGCGTCGAGCGCGTCGGGATCGGCGTCGGCGAGGTCGACGACGCGCACGTCCGCGCGTGCGGAGAGGTGCTGCGCGAGGTCCTCGGCGATGAGCTCGGCACCACCGGACTCCGTGCCGAACAGGATCGTCACCGGCACGCCGTCGCCCGCTCCCGCATCCGCGACCGCCGTGATCTCGGGCAACGCGATCGACGCATCCGCGGCGGCAGCGCGCAGGGCGTCGAGCGTGCGCAGCTTCGCGCGGCGACGCCCTGGTGCGGCGGCGAGCGTCTCGGCCGCGTCGATGCGCCGCCACCCGTCGAAGTCCGTCGCGCCCTCGAACGCGTCGATGCCGGGCCGCCCGATCGCGACGGCCCCCGATGACAGGTCGTCGAGCACGAGCGCGGCGAGGCCCTTGGCGTCGGCGCGCTGGTCGGGGATGGTGCCGCGGGGTCCGCGGCGCAGCCAGCCGGCGACGTAGAGGCCGGGCTCGACGCGGCCGTCGGCGTGTGCGCCGGGCTCGACGAGGCATCCGTCGCCGGCCGCGAAGCCGATCGCGGTGACCACCGACGAGGCGTCGAGCACCCGCTCGCCCGCGGGCGTCGCCACGCGCAGCCCCTCGACGGCGTCCGCACCGAGCACCTCGACGGGCGTCGCAGCGAACCACCAGTGGATGCGCACGCGCACGTCGCCGACGGCCGCGGCCGAGCGCGCGGCGAGCGCACGCACGGCGTCCATGCGCGCATCCTTGCCCTCGGGCACGGCGTCGAGGTCGACGTCGTGCACGACGTGCTCGACGCCCGCGAGCGTGGCGAGCTCGCGCACCATGACGGGGTCGAAGCGCGCGGCACCGGGTGCCGAGCGGCCGACGAGGTGCACCTCGCGCACGTCGCTCGCGAGGGCGTGGTGCACGGCGTCGTCGACGTCGGTGCCGTCGAAGTCGGCGGCGTCGCGGGCGACGAGGCGTGCGACGTCCATCGCGACGTTGCCGTGACCCACGATCGCGACCGCGCGACCGAGCGACGGCACGTCGGCCTCGTCGGGATGCCCGTTCAGCAGACGCGTCACCGCGCCCGCGCCGACCACCCCCGGCAGCGCGGCGCCCGGGATCGCGAGCGCCGCATCCGCCGACAGCCCCGTCGCCAGCACGACCGCGTCGTACGACGACCGCAGCCGCGCGAGCCCCGCGGCATCCACCTGCACCCCGCCGACGAACCGCACGCCCTCATGCAGGAAGAGCCGGTCGAACTGCCGCGACACGGCCTTCGTGCCCTGGTGGTCGGCGGCGACGCCGTGCCGCACGAGCCCGTACGGCACCGGCAGGCGGTCGATGACGTCGAGGGGCGCCGCGGGCAGCGCGCGCCGCAGCGCCTGCGCCGAGAAGCAGCCAGCCGGGCCCGATCCGACGATCGCGATGCGCGGCGCGAGGGCGGGTGCCGCGGCATCCCGTGCGGCGTCGACCGCGACCGATGCGCCCGCTGGGGCCACCGCATCCCACCCGATCGGCATCGACAGCATGCCGCGGAACACCCACCCGCCGACCTCGGCGGGCCGCTCGGGCACGAGGGACAGGCCGCGCAGCCGGTCGAACAGCATCGGCAGCGCCACGTCGGCGACGGCCGAGCGCGCGGCCCAGTTGCCGAGGCACACGTGCACGCCCTTCGAGAAGGCGAGGTGCGGCTTGACCTCGCGGCGCACGTCGAACGCCTCCGGCCGATCCCACACCGTCTCGTCGCGGTTCGCGGAGAGGATGCAGATGCCCAGCCTCGCGCCCTCGGGCAGCGTGACGCCGGCGAGCTCGACCTCGCGCGTCGTCTGCCGCGAGTACAGGCCGATGGGCGAGATCCAGCGGATCGTCTCCTCGAACACCGTCGGCCACAGGCTCGCATCCGCCTCGGCCATGCGCCGCTGCTCAGGGTGCAGCAGCACGGCCCACGCGGCGACGCCCAGCGCGTCGCGCGGCTCGTTGAGCCCGCCGCCGATCGTCATCTTGATGTTCGCCCTGATGCGCTCGATGGGCATCCGGTAGTCGGGGATGCGGATGAGCTGCGAGATGAGCGAGTGGTCGGGGTGCTTCGCGTGCCACGCGAGCATCTCGTCGAGCGCGGCGTCGACCTCGTCGAACGAGCGCTTGCCCTTCGCCCACACCTCGGGGTCGTCGGCGTAGTTGCCGGTCGCGTCGATGAGGGTCTGCGACCAGCGCTGCAGGTCGGTCTGGTGCACGTTGTGGAAGCCGAGCATCTCGCGCAGGTTCTCGGCGGCGAACGGGGCGGCGAAGTCCCAGATGAGGTCGGCCTCGCCGGGACCCTTCGCCACCATCTCGTCGAGGTAGCGGGCGGCGTTGCGCTCGAAGACGCTGCGCCACACGCGCTTCACGACGCCGGGCCGCAGCGTGGGCTGCCACGCCGTGCGCTCGAGGTAGTGCTCGGGGTCGTCGCGCCGCAGCATCGAGTGCCCCATGGCGCGGATCTGCAGCGACCCCTCCTCGTCGGCCGAGAACGT
The sequence above is a segment of the Agrococcus jejuensis genome. Coding sequences within it:
- a CDS encoding type II toxin-antitoxin system PemK/MazF family toxin; translation: MTGTDLAPGDVVWLSLDPVRGREQGGHRPALVAASSGYLDAVTTLAIVLPITTTDRGWPNHIPVDGLGVLDQPSWIMTEQPRTVTRERITSVAGRVSPETLASVRLWLGDFLDL
- a CDS encoding cytochrome P450, which gives rise to MPTPPVADWVQIADLYRDPFPIYERLRAEGGVHWVPAVGRYLITTYDAVHATEVDQQTFSADEEGSLQIRAMGHSMLRRDDPEHYLERTAWQPTLRPGVVKRVWRSVFERNAARYLDEMVAKGPGEADLIWDFAAPFAAENLREMLGFHNVHQTDLQRWSQTLIDATGNYADDPEVWAKGKRSFDEVDAALDEMLAWHAKHPDHSLISQLIRIPDYRMPIERIRANIKMTIGGGLNEPRDALGVAAWAVLLHPEQRRMAEADASLWPTVFEETIRWISPIGLYSRQTTREVELAGVTLPEGARLGICILSANRDETVWDRPEAFDVRREVKPHLAFSKGVHVCLGNWAARSAVADVALPMLFDRLRGLSLVPERPAEVGGWVFRGMLSMPIGWDAVAPAGASVAVDAARDAAAPALAPRIAIVGSGPAGCFSAQALRRALPAAPLDVIDRLPVPYGLVRHGVAADHQGTKAVSRQFDRLFLHEGVRFVGGVQVDAAGLARLRSSYDAVVLATGLSADAALAIPGAALPGVVGAGAVTRLLNGHPDEADVPSLGRAVAIVGHGNVAMDVARLVARDAADFDGTDVDDAVHHALASDVREVHLVGRSAPGAARFDPVMVRELATLAGVEHVVHDVDLDAVPEGKDARMDAVRALAARSAAAVGDVRVRIHWWFAATPVEVLGADAVEGLRVATPAGERVLDASSVVTAIGFAAGDGCLVEPGAHADGRVEPGLYVAGWLRRGPRGTIPDQRADAKGLAALVLDDLSSGAVAIGRPGIDAFEGATDFDGWRRIDAAETLAAAPGRRRAKLRTLDALRAAAADASIALPEITAVADAGAGDGVPVTILFGTESGGAELIAEDLAQHLSARADVRVVDLADADPDALDASRIHLVVCSTYGDGEVPTAARPFHEALVAGVGGLDGLRYAVFGMGDKSYVKTYSRGSELVDEALAARGATRVGEYGRHDASGPLDVGDVAREWADGVLADAVAAVS